The nucleotide sequence GTCGACATGCCGGTGGAGAGGATGACCGTGCGGTTGGTGGCGCGCAGGGCGCGCAGCAGCTCGTCGTCGGTCAGGGAGGCGGAGGCCACCTTGTGGGCGGGGACGTCGAACTTCTCCAGGAAGGCGACGGCCTCGGTGTCCCACGGGGAGGCGAACCAGTCGATGTTCCTGCACTTGGCGTAGTCGTCGATCTGGCGGTACTCGTCCTCACCGAACTCCACACGGTGGCGGTAGTCGATGTAGGTCATGCGGCCCCAGGGGGTGTCGCGCTCGATGTCCCACTGGTCGCGGGGGGTGCAGATCTCGGGGGTGCGCTTCTGGAACTTGACGGCGTCGCAGCCGGCGTCGGCGGCGGCGTCGATCAGCTTGAAGGCGTTCTCCAGCTCACCGTTGTGGTTGATGCCGATCTCGCCGACGACATAGACGGGGTGGCCGGGGCCGGCGGTCTTCGAACCGAACGTGCGCAGACGGGAGTTGGTGCTCATGGTGGGACCAGTTCCTTACTTGTCGAGGGGGTCGAGAGAGTCGAGAGACGGACCGAGGATCCAGCCGGCGATCTCCCGGATCGCGCCTTCACCACCGGGGACGGTGGTGACCGCGCGTGCGGCGCCGCGTACGACGTCGTGGGCGCTGCCTACCGCCACGGGCCAGCCCACGAGGGCGAAGCACGGGAGGTCGTTGACGTCGTTGCCGACGTAGAGCACGCGCTCCGGCGCGATGCCCTGCTCCTCGCACCACTGCTTCAGCGCGAGGTCTTTCCGGTCGATGCCGTGGAGGACCGGGATCTGCAGCTTCCGGGCCCGTGCGGCGACGACCGGGTTCTTCTCCGAGGACAGGATGAGCATCGTCAGGCCGCTCCTGCGGAGGGCCGCGATGCCGAGTCCGTCGCCGCGGTGCACGGTGACGAACTCCCGTCCGTCGGCGTCGATCAGCACCCTGTCGTCGGTCTGGGTGCCGTCGAAGTCGAGGACTACGGCGTCGATGTCGTCGTAGGTGGGGAGGGCGCCCGGCCGGTTCGCGTCGAAGAGCGGCGCGAGTGCCTGGGCGCGGGCGAGGTCGTGCGGGTCGTCGATCTCCAGGACCCGGGCGGGGTCGGTGCGGACGAGTTCCGTACGGCCGAAGAAGCGGTGCCGGTGCTTGCGCAGGCCGGCCGCGTCCATGGCGTAGGCGGCGCCGGTCTCCAGCAGGTCCTGGGGGCGGTCCTGGCGGCGGGGGCGGAACGACTTGTCGTGGTTGACGCCGTAGCCTCCGGCGGTGGGACCGGGGGTGGCGTGGCTGTCGCCCGCCAGGGCGACGGACGAGGCGGTGGCGGTTGCTTCGCCCGGTCCGCCGGGGCCGCCCGGCGCGGACGCGCGGTCGTCCGCCGGCACATCGGCGCGGGTCACCGCACCCGCCCCGCCGAACTCGTCCGCCGGAGCGGCGCCGAGCCGGGTGGCCGCCCGGGCCGCGCCGGCCCCGCTCCGCACGCCACCGGCGGCATACGCGGGCGCGCCCTGCGCCGCCGACGCGCGGTCGGCCCTCGGCGCGTCGGCGCGGGTCACCGCGCTCCCACCGCCGAACGCGCCCGCCGGAGTGCTGGTGGACCTGGCCACACCGGTGTCTGCCGCCGCCACGGCTCCACCGGGCGCCGCACCGACGCGGCTCGCGTTGCCGTTGCCGTTGCCGTTGCCGTTGCCGTTGCCGTTGCCGTTGCCGTTGCCGTTGCCGCCGAACGCGCCCGCCGGAGTGCCGGTGGCCGTGGCCACACCGGTGTCTGCCGCCGCCACGGCTCCACCGGGCGCCGCACCGACGCGGCTCGCGTCGCCGTCGCCGTGGCCGTCGTCGGTGAACTCGTCCGCCGTGTCCCGCCAGACGAAGCCGTGGAACGGGGCGACGGTGAGGGCGGTGTCGGCGCCGTGTTCCACGACGGCGCGGGCGACGCCGTCGATGTCCTCGCGGAGGATGAACGGGCTG is from Streptomyces sp. NBC_01314 and encodes:
- a CDS encoding N-acetylneuraminate synthase family protein, producing MSTNSRLRTFGSKTAGPGHPVYVVGEIGINHNGELENAFKLIDAAADAGCDAVKFQKRTPEICTPRDQWDIERDTPWGRMTYIDYRHRVEFGEDEYRQIDDYAKCRNIDWFASPWDTEAVAFLEKFDVPAHKVASASLTDDELLRALRATNRTVILSTGMSTPRQIRHAVEVLGSDNILMCHATSTYPAQAEELNLRVINTLQAEYPNVPIGYSGHETGLQTTLAAVALGATFIERHITLDRAMWGSDQAASVEPGGLTRLVRDIRTIEASLGDGVKKVYDSELGPMKKLRRVSGIVAEAEIAAAAGEPVAV